From the genome of Trachemys scripta elegans isolate TJP31775 chromosome 2, CAS_Tse_1.0, whole genome shotgun sequence:
gataagctgcgaggcgttgagagcggccacaactgcagcgatggttgcagcgggctccatgctcacagtgctgtggcgtccgcgctgtcaatgactggaaaagtgcgcgaaatgatttcccgccggcgctttcagggagggagggagggcgggagtgatggacggatgacgacagttacccaaaagcaccctggccccttttttttttacccagaaggcatttgcggctccacccagaattccaatgggcggcggggactccgggaactgtgggatagctgccctcagtgcaccgcttccaatgtcgacgctttccccgttagtgtggactcacaaagtcgaattactgtccttagtgtaattcacacgttcgactttgcaatatcgattccaaatattcgatttaagtaaaatcgaactactctcgtagtgtagacaaggcctaaggtaaACTACACTAGAAAGCTAGGAGAAGCGAGTAGAACTTGTAATCAAGCCACTCGCAGTTCCGACAACcatcacaggcggtaagaaggaactgagaaggggCCAGGTCAGCAGGTtcatatattgagtgccatgaaggtgccactccagggggctccaaaGCTGACccaacaggagctgctggaggaaaAATTTCTGGCAACTGTGCACAtgtgcacacctgattggaatggacgtgaacaagcactcaaagaaaaaacgGCGAAATCATCTCTAAACGAAGATCAGAGGGAAATGTGTTTATACATGTATACTAAAGAATAGAACTGTAAATGTAATGTTGAAATCTTATATGTAGATATATTTAACAGCAACAAAGGGTGGACGATCACTGGGGCTTTTTGGCTCCTGGAGAAGTGTAGGTAACGTAACTATGtgatgtgatagacccaggccagttgggtacagcagagtagtagaagacagatatactggccactggagaAGCAGTTTTCGGTTCCCTGCCTGACCAGAgcgggggctgctccaggctagggAGGACACATGACTCCAGTTAGCCTGCAGAGAGTCAAGTGAGGCCGTTAAGctaatgtgaacacctgactctaattacggcccctctgatactgtaaaaAAAGCGAGTGAGCAATCAGgctgggggaaggaaaagggacCCAGAGGAAAGGAAGTATGGCTGAAGGGCTGGGTAATAAAGACACCCTCAAGCTACTGGAAGAGAGCCCTAAGGTAAAGGTGAAAAAGGTGTTAAGAGAGAGAAgcgggagagctgtggggaagtggcccagggaagtgtAGCAGCTCTGGCGGTGAAAGgtcggctgccaacagctgctgccactAGGGTTCCTGGGCCAGAACCTGGAGGaacctgggttccccccaagccaccactacagaaacacctcctgggaggggaagacaggccccTCTTCTTGAATAAGCGTGTAGGGACAACAGAGACGGTGGGAGTtatctcaccaacctccttgctggcttatgatgaaaagggctcagtagactgtaatcctggccctagagagagaagggctacatggagggTCGCAGTGCGCCTCTGAGGCTAGTATAAACCGCCTGGAAGCGCGGGAcccaaggtcagagctctgccacagtgATAAGTACACTAGCTGGATACCTCTACAAAATATGACTGGCAATAAAAAAGttaatgttgatatttaaattgTCATAATTATATTTCAGTGTTAAAAGTCCATGGGGATGAGTCAGACAGCTCATGCCTTTGATCTGAGAAttcttgtttcaggctctctgtagactcaggaagacaacacTGCATTGATTTCTGATCTGTTAACCTTGAAACTGATTTTCACAGTCATGAAggctacaaatattttttttcaatgaaagcttAGATTTAGTAACACAGTTTTGCAGGAAAGAGTGTTTCTCATGACTCAGCTGAAGAAAAGCTACTTATGGTTTAGGCAATTATTGGCCATTATGCATCAGTGCTATGTACGTACACACTTGCTGGTGATGTGGTTTAACAGCTAAGAATGTTCTGCTCTCCCTCCATCACATCAAGGGCCACATGACCTTAAGAGTAAGAATTTATTATAATACTTTCCTTTGAAGAAGATTAATTGTAGCTGACATTTGCCCTTTGCAGCAGTGTCTAATAATTATATTATTGTTACACACTCTTACCTATTTTTCATAAGTCTCAGTTCCCTTTTGCGTGTTGCCTCTTCTGCTAGCTGCTGAGGGCTGTGCAAAGTTCCCGGTGAGGCTGCCATTACCACTCCTTGAGGCAAGGCTGTGGTGGGAGTTCGGATCTGGTAAGTTGGCATGTCTCCAGTGGCAGCTGTATTAAAGAAGAATAATTTTTACTTTATATAAACTTACCTGTCAAAATCTAACTGAAATAGCAGACGTCTGTTGATATGTTAATCAGGATCTCTATTACATCAAACATTTCATAGGCTTGTGTTGTgatgacacaaaaactaacaaatACAACTAAGACTTCTGTCTATTTTGTAACACGTTACTTacacaacacattttaaaagtagttttatGTTTTTAACTTGGAATCAGTCCCTTTCTGATATTCTCCCTTTGTTTTATTAGTTTCTCtaatttttcattcatttctaaATTGTTCTCTTGCTACTTTTATGACAAAAGCAACCTTTAAAATGTCGTTAAAGCTGGGTTAGTCTTAATGTATGTGGCATGtctgacatttaaaattaatatacatttaaatgttGAGTGTCTCATACTTAAAAATAAGAGCAAGTTCTTGCTTGTAAATTTTGATATGTTTTCTATATCATTGCAGACCAAAGCGCATAACTTTCCCTAATCCAGCAGATGAATACAGAAGATCAAATTTCAGGTGCTATCACATAATCTCATTAAATTTTGTActgcatttctttaaaaagagtAATTCCAGTACACAAATAATGGAACAGTCCGTGAAATTCAGAAAtgggttaaaaacaaaaaggtaaaACTCGCCCAACACTCCACTTTTtttgaggggaaagggggagagagagagacaggttgGGAAGATAAGATAAGTCAGTTATATGgaggaaaatatagaaaaaactaaatgaataaataattacCCTTCTTATAGCCTTCTTCCACATCTTTTCACACCAGTGGATCTTCTAAAGCAGTACTCAGAAATTGTGAAATGGgagaaaaatagatttaaaataatagacTCTAGGAAGACCACACCAAAAATTCACTGGACATAGGTCACATTCAAGCAAGAGCGGATGGCCTTGTAAGTAAGGCACTGGACAGATTGGCATTCAAGAGATTTGGGCTCAATATTGGTCTCCCTGTGTGACCAAcggcaagtcacttagctccTGATTTGGCAAGCTACTTAAGCACATTGATTTCGTTTCAGTTCACCATTTctaaaatggaataataatacttctgtGGTCTGACACTATATTTctcatgtctatttagattgtcatTACTTagtctttagggcagggattgaCTTTCACTGGATGCATCTTCATTAGGAAAAAGGTGCCATCTTAGCTTGAGTTAACTAGCATGAAtcaaaatcctagtgaagatgaGAACATTGTAATTTTTACTTGAATTTGCAGGTAACCCTAGACTTCCCCATAGTCATTAAGATCACCTGTTAACACCTGTgtaaactacaaactgccttttATTTCACAAGGATTTTAACTCATGTCAGCTAATGCAAgataaaaacaccttttttctcTAGTGAACATGCTGCccctatgtgtgtgtgtctagcaCAACTGAGCCCttatctcagttggggcctctagaggatgctactgtaattcaaataaataatgataataatgcCTTGACCAGGTCAGCATAATGTCTTTCCCTACCTAACAAATAGATGCCAGTGAGTTCTAAAAGCATGATGTTAGAGGAAAACAATTGTTTTGATCCAGCAAAGCTAGCAATTGGATCATTACACCAAAACTCAGACAAAGCCTCAACATTTTTTAGTTCACATCACAGTATATCAAAATAATGTGATTGTGCAGTAGAGTAAATcgcttcaaagcactttacaacacACTGAATTAAATTACATTTGAGCTGTGATTATTTCTATCTGCAAACCATTTTATATAATGTCTCAAAAAATTAGAATTGACCAGAAAGGAAATTGCCATTTTTCTTAAAGACAAGCTGCAAAAAGTGACATAAAGAGACGTACATGTAAAGTATATCCAGCTATTTttctattctttattaattattattattattatttgtttagcatCAAGAGCCTTTGGTGCTATACAATCCACAATAATAAATATAGTTCCTGTCCCCAAAGATATCACAGTCTAAAAGGCAGACCCAGAGAATGGGACACACTGGGAAATCCAGAGGAGGGGGTGGCTTTATTTgatttggggtggtggtggtggttgtgtttaattataaatgaaaaacatgcTTCTTGTGAGACTCACAAAAAAGTGGGTTTTTAAGAGGAACTTGAGCGAAGACAGGATTACACTTGGAAAGCTGGTATGCGCAGCATTACCTACTACTCCTAAGGTGATATAGAAAAATGCACAGAGCCatgaagggagaaaggaaattgTGTATTGAGACTGGAATCACTGTCAGAATGAAATGGTTAAGAGGGGACACAAGGCAAAGTTTAAGATTTAGGTGGGGATGGAGTTATGAAAAGTTTTGATGGGAAGATTGAGATGTTTTTGAAATGCTGATGTTTGGTACCATTCTAACCTATGTGAAATGTGCCCAGATTCCATAGTGATGGATGCCTTACAGATACCTGCaataactaataaaataataatgatccaTGAAACATTGGAAGAGTGGAAGTGGAAAGCCTCAAAATAAAGAAAGTCATTCAGTTTATCATTTACTTTAAACTAATCTGTTTTTGTCTTTCTGGTCCTCCTGAGGTAGAGATTCACCAGCTCCTGCTCTATATGATGCTCCACCATATATTCTATTGGTGACTTCCATGGCAGGTATGATATCACCATCACAGAGAAAGTCAAAGCATCATATTGAATAGGAGTCAGTGAGACTATTTCAACAAcctaaaagacaaaagaaataatataatCTGAAATGCAGATGGACCCCTGCAAACATGTGAAaccccattgtctttaatggtACTCTATGCAAGTGTAAGGGTTTAGTCTACCATACGAATCAGACTGCAGGATTTTATTAGAGAGGGAAGAATTACAGCCACAGTGATCTTTTTCTTCCTGAACAAAGTCCCAGAAAAATCTGATTCACAATAAAAGTATTTGCTCAATTCACTTATCTTAAAGAAATACAGTAATATTCATTATGACTTTATAAAGAAACCTAatgtagattgtaaattcttttcaCAAGACAGACCAAACTCAAATCAAACACTAAGGTCGGTGGTACGTATTGGTAACAGCCAAAGAGTGGGAACCAGGATAGTCCTATGGCTGACCCGTGCTCTCACTGCATTTCCCCAAGCAAGACACTTTCTCCTTAAGATTAAGCAAAATTAGTTAAGCAAACTGGGTAAAAAGCATTCACTGAAAGCCCTTGGGCTGTATCTGAGTTCAGGCACATAATTTACAAAATGACTAAACTACTAAAAAATCCCACCAAAGCAACATTTTAGCTTACCTTGTAAATCAACCTTATCTGGAGAATTTAATAAGACCAACATACTAgtaaaaatccctttaaaaacaggctgTTGAAAAAATATTCTCTTGATGAGCACTAGAGAGTAGGCAGAGTCAAGTTCTTATAAAGGCTATCCAGGAAAAAGAATGTGACAGGCTATATATCCCTCCCCCTTTGTGAAGCATACCAATAACTACCTTATTAGAAGCATTTTTAACTTTTCCCCCATAAGCTTTCTAGTTTGCTCCTGAATAGCTGTTTGTGTGAACACAAGAACCTAAAATGTGGACGTAGAGAAGATATTTACACTTTTGGAGTAATAAAACAAAGTATATGAAATAGCTTTACTCAGCTAAGAGCAGAACGTAGACACAAGCTGCAACCTAGTTAACATTACAACTCTGCAGCGTTTGATGAAGCAGAAAGGAACTGACTAAATCACAGCATGACTCGGAGCTGACGTCAATGTGTATCTTGTTTGGAGTTTAACTTTTCCAG
Proteins encoded in this window:
- the CREM gene encoding cAMP-responsive element modulator isoform X4 is translated as MLVLLNSPDKVDLQAATGDMPTYQIRTPTTALPQGVVMAASPGTLHSPQQLAEEATRKRELRLMKNREAARECRRKKKEYVKCLENRVAVLENQNKTLIEELKALKDLYCHKAE
- the CREM gene encoding cAMP-responsive element modulator isoform X5, with the protein product MPTYQIRTPTTALPQGVVMAASPGTLHSPQQLAEEATRKRELRLMKNREAARECRRKKKEYVKCLENRVAVLENQNKTLIEELKALKDLYCHKAE